CGATGCCGTCGACGTTCACTTCGTTCAGCTGTTCCATGAAGGTGAGAATGCCCGAGAGCTGCTCGGCCAGTTTCGGCAGGTCGGATTCGGGCACGCGGATCCGCGCCAGATGCGCCACCTTGCGGGCGGTGTCGATGTCGATGGACATGGGTTGCTCCGGTTGACTTGGGCCGGGTTTAGCGTCCGGGGGCGGGTGTTTCAAGCGCCGCTTCCCTTTCGGGCCGCCTGCGCTAGACTTTGCGCGGAAAATGGGAGGAACGGCATGAAACTGACATGGTTCGGGCATTCCGGGTTCCGGCTGCAGATCGAAGGTGCGGTGATCCTGATCGACCCCTGGCTGAGCGGCAATCCGATGTTCCCGATGGACCGGCGGGCCGAGGCGCTGACGGGGGCGACGCATATTCTTCTGACGCATGGCCATGGCGATCATTCCGCCGACACTTTGGCGCTGGCGCGCGAGCTTTCGGTGCCGGTCGTGGGCATCTATGACACGATCAGCCATTGGGAAGCGGCCGAGGGGATCGCGGGGCTGGGCTTCAACAAGGGCGGCACCGTCGATCTGAATGGCGCCAGGGTGACGATGGTGCCCGCCTCGCATTCCTCCTCAATGAGCGGTCCGACGGGGCCGGTCTACGCCGGGACCGAGTCGGGCTACATGATCGCGGGCGAGGGTCACGTGATCTATCTTTCGGGCGACACCGGGATTTCGGCCGAGATGGGCTGGATGGGGGAATATTTCCGCCCCGATATC
This DNA window, taken from Rhodobacter capsulatus SB 1003, encodes the following:
- the gatC gene encoding Asp-tRNA(Asn)/Glu-tRNA(Gln) amidotransferase subunit GatC, which produces MSIDIDTARKVAHLARIRVPESDLPKLAEQLSGILTFMEQLNEVNVDGIEPMTSVTPMRLKRRADVVTDGNYPEAVLKNAPDAREGFFAVPKVVE
- a CDS encoding metal-dependent hydrolase translates to MKLTWFGHSGFRLQIEGAVILIDPWLSGNPMFPMDRRAEALTGATHILLTHGHGDHSADTLALARELSVPVVGIYDTISHWEAAEGIAGLGFNKGGTVDLNGARVTMVPASHSSSMSGPTGPVYAGTESGYMIAGEGHVIYLSGDTGISAEMGWMGEYFRPDIGILSCGGHFTMDMKAAAWAARKYFDFKVVVPCHYRTFPLLEQSAAVLAKGLPGVQVIEPEVLVPIVL